In Cololabis saira isolate AMF1-May2022 chromosome 1, fColSai1.1, whole genome shotgun sequence, the following proteins share a genomic window:
- the LOC133450753 gene encoding retinal cone rhodopsin-sensitive cGMP 3',5'-cyclic phosphodiesterase subunit gamma-like, whose translation MADVATPADKKAPPKFKQRTARTFKSKAPKPGQKGFGDDIPGMEGLGTDITVVCPWEAFGDMELSDLAKYGIV comes from the exons atggcaGACGTCGCAACTCCCGCTGACAAGAAGGCCCCACCCAAGTTCAAGCAGAGGACAGCCCGCACCTTCAAGAGCAAGGCCCCCAAGCCAGGCCAGAAGGG ATTCGGGGACGACATCCCCGGCATGGAGGGCCTGGGCACAGACATCACCGTGGTCTGCCCATGGGAGGCCTTCGGCGACATGGAGCTCAGCGACCTGGCCAAGTACGGCATCGTCTAG
- the LOC133457939 gene encoding retinal cone rhodopsin-sensitive cGMP 3',5'-cyclic phosphodiesterase subunit gamma-like — translation MADVATPADKKAPPKFKQRTTRTFKSKAPKPGQKGFGDDIPGMEGLGTDITVVCPWEAFGDMELSDLAKYGIV, via the exons atggcaGACGTCGCAACTCCCGCTGACAAGAAGGCCCCTCCCAAGTTCAAGCAGAGGACGACTCGCACCTTCAAGAGCAAAGCCCCCAAACCAGGCCAGAAGGG GTTTGGGGACGACATCCCCGGCATGGAGGGCCTGGGCACAGACATCACCGTGGTCTGCCCGTGGGAGGCCTTCGGCGACATGGAGCTCAGCGACCTGGCCAAGTACGGCATCGTCTAG